From a single Cyprinus carpio isolate SPL01 chromosome A3, ASM1834038v1, whole genome shotgun sequence genomic region:
- the LOC109057263 gene encoding LOW QUALITY PROTEIN: ADP-ribose pyrophosphatase, mitochondrial-like (The sequence of the model RefSeq protein was modified relative to this genomic sequence to represent the inferred CDS: deleted 1 base in 1 codon), with the protein MKAVSRNTNWVASVHVALTLFGLPYAAGKSGFCRKKNAVSLISSLCSSTSVLMSPAAPVKARCPVYPGSDTRRFPVPDDKVDWDTDWPQYSPVKYTAPTVLKKPVWADPEIGAFSPQFNSLDGSVDRGSHEGPYRIQNGKPLNPHGRTGLEGRGLLGRWGPNHAADPIVTRWKRDSTGQRVHHTNSQLPVLQFVSIKRLDCGEWAIPGGMVDPGERISQTLQREFSEEALNSLQASPSEREKIQKRITELFDSAGLQVYKGYVDDPRNTDNAWMETVAVNFHDESGNSVSELPLQAGDDAGQVSWIDVDSSLDLYANHLHFLETVAKERNAHW; encoded by the exons ATGAAAGCAGTGTCCCGTAACACTAATTGGGTTGCATCTGTGCATGTAGCGCTTACTCTT TTTGGGCTTCCGTACGCTGCTGGCAAAAGTGGATTTTG CAGGAAGAAGAACGCCGTTAGCCTCATTTCCAGCCTCTGTTCATCAACATCTGTCCTCATGTCTCCTGCCGCGCCCGTTAAGGCTCGTTGTCCGGTGTATCCCGGCTCAGACACACGCCGCTTCCCTGTCCCAGATGACAAAGTAGATTGGGACACAGACTGGCCCCAGTACAGCCCTGTTAAATATACCGCCCCCACTGTACTGAAAAAGCCTGTTTGGGCTGACCCAGAGATTGG TGCATTTTCCCCGCAGTTCAATTCTTTGGATGGATCTGTGGACAGGGGAAGCCACGAGGGCCCATATCGTATCCAGAACGGCAAACCACT TAATCCACATGGAAGAACTGGGCTAGAGGGCCGAGGATTACTGGGAAGGTGGGGTCCAAACCACGCCGCTGATCCAATAGTTACCAG GTGGAAAAGGGACTCTACGGGACAGCGCGTCCACCACACTAACTCTCAACTACCTGTGCTGCAGTTTGTGTCCATTAAGAGGTTGGACTGTGGCGAATGGGCCATCCCAGGG GGAATGGTGGACCCTGGAGAGCGCATTTCTCAAACACTGCAGCGCGAGTTCTCAGAAGAGGCATTGAACTCTCTGCAAGCATCTCCAAGTGAGAGGGAAAAGATCCAAAAGCGAATCACTGAGCTTTTCGACTCAGCAGGTCTTCAG GTGTATAAAGGTTATGTAGATGATCCAAGAAATACAGATAATGCTTGGATGGAGACAGTTGCAGTCAATTTCCATGATGAATCAG GCAATAGTGTGAGTGAGCTTCCGTTGCAAGCAGGCGATGATGCAGGTCAAGTGAGCTGGATTGATGTTGACTCCTCCCTGGACCTTTATGCGAATCACTTGCATTTCCTAGAGACAGTTGCTAAGGAAAGAAATGCCCACTGGtaa
- the LOC109084529 gene encoding mitogen-activated protein kinase 1-like has product MAESGSSAATAGAAGSSSSAAVAGGAVAPGGANGAAGSKPGLESVKGQNFDVGPRYTDLQYIGEGAYGMVCSAFDNVNKIRVAIKKISPFEHQTYCQRTLREIKILLRFRHENIIGINDILRARRIEYMRDVYIVQDLMETDLYKLLKTQHLSNDHICYFLYQILRGLKYIHSANVLHRDLKPSNLLINTTCDLKICDFGLARIADPEHDHTGFLTEYVATRWYRAPEIMLNSKGYTKSIDIWSVGCILAEMLSNKPIFPGKHYLDQLNHILGVLGSPSQDDLNCIINMKARNYLQSLPQKTKVPWITLFHKADNKALDLLDRMLTFNPIKRITVEEALAHPYLEQYYDPSDEPVAEEPFTFNMELDDLPKEKLKELIYEETARFQATYQGS; this is encoded by the exons ATGGCGGAATCGGGCAGTAGCGCGGCGACGGCCGGAGCCGCGGGCTCGAGTAGCAGCGCCGCCGTTGCTGGAGGAGCCGTCGCGCCCGGGGGAGCCAATGGAGCGGCGGGATCCAAGCCTGGCCTGGAGTCGGTGAAGGGACAAAATTTTGACGTTGGCCCCCGATACACCGATCTCCAGTACATTGGGGAGGGGGCCTATGGGATGGTCTG CTCAGCTTTTGATAATGTGAATAAGATCCGAGTGGCCATTAAGAAGATCAGTCCATTTGAACACCAGACCTACTGCCAGCGCACCCTGAGGGAGATCAAAATCCTCCTGCGGTTCCGTCATGAGAACATCATCGGCATCAATGACATCCTGAGAGCTCGTCGCATCGAATATATGAGAGATGT CTATATCGTACAGGACCTGATGGAGACCGACCTTTACAAATTGCTGAAGACACAGCATCTCAGCAACGACCATATCTGCTACTTTCTGTACCAGATCCTGCGAGGGCTGAAATACATTCACTCTGCCAATGTGCTGCACAGAGACTTGAAGCCCTCGAACCTTCTCATCAACACCACCTGTGACCTCAAG ATCTGTGACTTTGGACTTGCACGGATAGCCGACCCAGAACATGACCACACCGGATTCCTCACAGAGTATGTGGCTACTCGCTGGTACCGTGCTCCTGAGATCATGCTCAACTCCAAG GGCTACACCAAGTCCATTGATATTTGGTCTGTGGGTTGCATCCTGGCTGAGATGTTGTCCAACAAACCCATCTTCCCTGGGAAGCATTATCTGGACCAGCTCAACCACATATTGG GTGTTTTGGGCTCCCCCTCTCAAGATGATCTGAATTGCATCATCAACATGAAGGCCAGGAATTACCTCCAGTCTCTACCCCAGAAAACAAAAGTCCCATGGATCACTCTGTTCCACAAAGCAGACAACAAAG CTCTGGATTTATTGGACCGCATGTTGACCTTTAACCCCATCAAACGTATAACCGTGGAGGAAGCACTGGCCCACCCTTACCTGGAGCAGTACTATGACCCCTCTGATGAG CCGGTGGCCGAGGAGCCTTTCACTTTCAACATGGAGCTGGACGACCTTCCTAAAGAGAAGCTGAAAGAGCTCATCTATGAGGAGACGGCACGCTTCCAGGCCACCTACCAGGGCTCCTGA